One genomic region from Amaranthus tricolor cultivar Red isolate AtriRed21 chromosome 12, ASM2621246v1, whole genome shotgun sequence encodes:
- the LOC130828947 gene encoding protein ALP1-like, producing the protein MNVLGVCSPEMEFIYVLPGWEGSAHDGRILRDAISRPNGLKVPKGCYYLCDGGYTNGEGFLAPYRGHLYHLREWNNGPRQPQTAEEYFNLRHAKARNVIERCFGLLKGRWGILRSPSWFSLQTHGRIVLACALLHNLVKRYMLAEFDDEDLFEENDSDDNDGDDNDGDVNEEDDVEYITSIAVTDPWTNFRNTMAQYMFNDWRARQRRLTL; encoded by the exons ATGAATGTATTAGGAGTATGTTCACCCGAGATggaatttatatatgtcttaccTGGTTGGGAGGGGTCGGCACACGATGGTCGGATTCTTCGAGATGCTATTTCTAGGCCTAATGGGTTGAAAGTTCCAAAAG gtTGTTATTATCTATGTGATGGAGGATATACTAATGGAGAAGGATTCCTTGCACCCTATAGAGGGCATCTTTATCATCTTAGAGAATGGAATAATGGCCCCCGACAACCCCAAACCGCCGAAGAATATTTCAACTTAAGGCATGCAAAAGCTAGAAATGTGATTGAGAGATGCTTTGGATTACTCAAGGGAAGATGGGGGATTCTTAGAAGTCCTTCTTGGTTTAGTTTACAAACACATGGTCGAATTGTACTTGCTTGTGCTTTATTACATAATTTGGTAAAGAGATACATGCTTGCAGAATTTGATGATGAGGACTTGTTTGAGgaaaatgatagtgatgataatgatggtgatgataatgatggtgatgttaatgaggaagatgatgtgGAGTACATAACCTCCATTGCTGTAACCGATCCATGGACGAATTTCCGAAATACAATGGCCCAATATATGTTCAATGATTGGAGGGCTAGACAACGCAGACTTACTTTGTGa